Proteins co-encoded in one Plasmodium sp. gorilla clade G2 genome assembly, chromosome: 9 genomic window:
- a CDS encoding serine repeat antigen 9 — protein MKVSFTLFFIIYIILNCHVLKCEGQSGDTANSSNLNPDQRTPNSDTTGVGSNSVGTSGSSTDSESSSSTDSASSSRTGDTSVSSRDGAPSSSGGSNVNVNTATSEISGRVQNAQETSTTSDSSDNSIKIKSAFLKENVGVKITGPCDEGFGLVLVPHIIINVDTKNTDIQLGKKTKDINYEIKLRKKGNNEDEEKVGVNLLKNVCEKGKNFKFVVYIKGDELTIKWKVIKDGDIPVDVKKFKIKTMTPPITSIQVFSSMSNDKSFLLENKNYAITNNMPEKCEAIATDCFLSGNVDIEKCYQCSLLVENDSKSDVCFNFISRENKEKLNEELVKVQGSSEYEESVESELNEAIDSLIPSFYKKDAETGENVLISFEDLNSTLEDEIIHFCSLLKLVDLSGTFMNHQIGTTVDAFNNIVKLLKEHEEEDEFVLRTKFRNPALCMKNVDDWVKSRCGLLTSDNSYFVMKKNGDINGENENNESNEEDYDGVIDLSTNEDGNVNANQFNDDIYCNDDYCNRWKNENSCISKIAVEDQGNCASSWAFSSKLHFETLRCMKGYDHLGISALYLTNCSKGKVSKRCTAGGNPSEFLQIASNSGFLPTESDYPYFYALVENTCPRDLNKWVNLWEEVKLLDYNNEANSFGNKGYSVYKSEMFKDNMDEYVKIIKREIKNKGSVIAYVNAQSVLTYDFNGKNILNMCGSKTTDHSVNVIGYGNYKNKEGEEKSYWLVRNSWGYYWGDEGNFKVDMYGPSNCDYHFINTIVVFNIDIPMMNNSSNNKKGLYNYFPKYTPEFYHNLYDQNFSSDNKISLFNNNDSNKNDVNNSYIVHGQSGEGGAEHTQLRASADQSPTQGAVTSSSVVSTQPQTTSTSVKKMDVFQVLKHIKNSKIKVGLMKYDNDGEIGAHHSCTRAHSFDPEKKDECVEFCKKNWEQCKDKPSPGFCLTKLDESKGCFFCYV, from the exons ATGAAGGTTTCatttactttattttttataatat atattatattaaattgtcATGTGTTAAAATGTGAAGGTCAATCTGGTGATACTGCCAATTCATCTAATTTGAATCCTGATCAAAGAACACCTAATTCTGATACTACTGGTGTAGGTTCAAATAGTGTTGGTACATCTGGTTCTAGTACAGATAGTGAATCTAGTTCTAGTACAGATAGTGCATCTAGTTCTCGTACAGGTGATACATCTGTTTCTAGTAGAGATGGTGCACCTAGTTCTAGTGGAGGTTCAAATGTAAATGTAAATACTGCAACTTCTGAAATATCTGGAAGAGTGCAAAATGCACAAGAAACAAGTACTACTTCAGATAGTTCAGATAATTcgattaaaataaaatctgcatttttaaaagaaaatgttgGTGTAAAGATTACTGGTCCATGTGATGAAGGGTTCGGTTTGGTTTTGGTTcctcatattattattaatgttGACACCAAAAATACTGATATACAATTGGGAAAGAAAacaaaagatataaattatgaaataaaattaagaaaaaaaggaaataatgaAGATGAGGAAAAGGTTGGTGtaaatcttttaaaaaatgtatgcgagaaaggaaaaaattttaaatttgttgtatatattaaaggaGATGAATTAACTATTAAATGGAAAGTTATAAAAGACGgag ATATACCAGTAGatgtaaaaaaattcaaaatcaAAACAATGACTCCTCCTATTACTTCCATACAAGTATTTTCCTCCATGTCTAATGATAAGTCCTTTTTGCttgaaaacaaaaattatgccataacaaataatatgccag AAAAGTGTGAAGCTATAGCTACTGACTGTTTCTTGAGTGGTAATGTCGATATCGAAAAATGTTATCAGTGCAGTTTATTGGTTGAAAATGATAGTAAATCTGATGTAtgctttaattttatttctcgagaaaataaagaaaaattaaatgaagaacTTGTTAAAGTTCAAGGATCAAGTGAATATGAAGAAAGTGTAGAATCTGAACTAAACGAAGCTATAGATTCATTAATAccttcattttataaaaaggatGCTGAAACCGGTgaaaatgttttaataaGTTTTGAAGATTTAAATAGTACATTAGAAGATGAAATAATTCATTTCTGTTCTTTATTAAAACTTGTTGATTTAAGTGGAACATTTATGAATCACCAAATAGGTACTACTGTAGATGcctttaataatattgttaaaCTTTTAAAAGAAcatgaagaagaagatgaatTCGTATTACGTACAAAATTCAGAAACCCAGCCCTTTGTATGAAAAATGTAGATGATTGGGTTAAAAGTAGATGTGGTTTATTAACATCtgataattcatattttgttatgaaaaaaaatggtGATATTAATGGTgagaatgaaaataatgaatcaAACGAGGAAGATTATGACGGTGTTATTGATTTAAGTACAAATGAGGATGGAAATGTAAACGCAAATCAATTcaatgatgatatatattgtaatgaTGATTATTGTAATAGAtggaaaaatgaaaatagtTGTATATCAAAGATTGCCGTTGAAGATCAAGGAAATTGTGCTTCCTCATGGGCTTTCTCTTCTAAATTACATTTTGAAACGCTTAGATGTATGAAAGGATATGACCATTTAGGAATTTCTGCATTGTACTTAACTAATTGTTCTAAGGGTAAAGTTAGTAAAAGATGTACTGCAGGTGGTAATCCAAGCGAATTTTTACAAATCGCTTCAAATAGTGGATTTTTACCAACAGAATCTGATTACCCTTACTTTTATGCATTGGTTGAAAATACCTGTCCACGTGATTTAAATAAATGGGTAAATTTGTGGGAAGAAGTAAAATTAttagattataataatgaagctAATTCATTTGGTAATAAAGGATATTCTGTATATAAAAGTGAGATGTTTAAAGATAATATGGATGaatatgttaaaataataaaacgtGAAATTAAGAATAAAGGATCTGTAATTGCTTATGTAAATGCACAATCTGTTTTAACTTATGATTTtaatggaaaaaatatacttaATATGTGTGGTAGCAAGACTACAGATCATTCAGTAAATGTAATAGGTTAtggtaattataaaaataaggaaGGTGAAGAAAAATCATATTGGTTAGTTCGAAATAGTTGGGGATATTACTGGGGAGATGAAGGTAACTTTAAAGTTGATATGTATGGACCATCAAATTGTGATTATCACTTTATTAATACAATTGTTGTTTTTAATATTGATATTCCTATGATGAATAATAGttcaaataataagaaaGGATTATATAATTACTTCCCAAAATATACACCCGaattttatcataatttatatgatcaAAATTTTAGTTcggataataaaatatccttatttaataataatgattctaataaaaatgatgtaaATAATTCCTATATTGTTCATGGTCAAAGTGGAGAAGGAGGAGCTGAACATACACAACTTCGAGCTAGTGCTGATCAAAGTCCAACCCAAGGAGCTGTTACAAGCAGTTCTGTAGTTTCAACTCAACCACAAACTACTTCAACTAGTGTTAAAAAGATGGATGTGTTCCAAGtattaaaacatattaaGAATAGCAAAATAAAAGTTGGTTTAATGaaatatgataatgatgGTGAAATTGGTGCACATCACAGTTGCACAAGAGCCCATTCATTTGACCCAGAAAAGAAGGATGAATGTGTTgaattttgtaaaaaaaattgggAACAATGCAAAGACAAACCATCACCTGGTTTCTGTTTAACAAAATTGGATGAAAGCAAAGGTTGCTTCTTTTgttatgtataa